From Roseateles sp. SL47:
CTGTCGGAACAGGGCGACCTGCTGCTCTACGGCTGCAAGGTGGCCGAAGGCAGTGCCGGCCAGCAGTTGCTGAACCAGATTGCCACCCTCACCTCGGCGGATGTGGCCGGGTCCACTGACAACACTGGCGCCGCTGCACTCGGGGGCGACTGGACCCTGGAGCGCCATACCGGCGCCATCGAAGCCCCGAGCCTGGCTGGCGCTCTGGGCGCTTATGACGCCTTGCTGGCGGCCCCGACCTACGAGACCTTTGATGCGGTGACCCTGCCGGACGACGGCGGGATTCGCAGATACCTCCTGCCAGGCCAAGACTTGACCTCCAACGGCTGGACGCTGGGCATGCGCGATGTCAATGGCAATGCGGACGGAAACTCCCGGTTGGTTGTCACCAATCAGCAGGTCGACACCGTCCTGGCGGATAACGCCCAGGACAAGGCGCTCATCATGCAGGGCGACTACTCGACCTATGCGATCGTCTTGAAGTCCACCAGCGGTGACGAGTTCAACTTCCACTCCATCACGGTGGAGGACTTTGTCAGCGGTAATACGCAGTATCAGCTGGTGGGTTACCGGGATGGCGTTCAAGTCAGTGGCGCCACGCTGAACTTCAGCATGGCGTCCTACGGGACCACGGTGAACGGCCAGGTCGTGTCCGTGACAGGCACCGCCTGGCAATATGTGGATGAGGTGCGAATCGTCTACCAGAATGGGCAAGGAGGGGTGTCGGTCGCCCTCGACGACATCAACGTCTCGGCCGGCATTGCGCCCAATGCTGTCCCGGAGATTTCCAATCTCAGCGGAGATGGCATCACCTATGTGGAAGGAGCTGGCCCGGTCAAGCTCGACGCAAGCCAGAATGCCCTCGTCACAGATACCGACAGCACCGACTTCGACGGCGGCAACCTGACAGTGTCGATCATCACCAACAACGCGGTGATGCAAGACCAACTCACCATCGTCAACCAGGGCACCAACGCCGGCGAGATTGGTGTCTCGGGCAGCAATGTGACCTACGGCGGCATCACCATCGGCACCTTCTCGGGCGGCACCTTGGGCAACAGTCTGGTGATCACCTTCAACGCCAATGCGACGCCAGCCGCCGTTCAGGCGCTGGTGCGAGACATTGCCTTCAACAATATCTCCAACGACACGGTGACAGGCAACCGAACGGTGGAGTTCACGTTGAATGACGGCGATTCCGTCACCAGCAGTGCGTCCTCCAATGTCACGGTCAATGTGCAGACCGTCAACGACGCCCCCACACTGTCCGCATCCGGCAACTCCCCCACCTACACCGAGAACGGGGCTGCGGTGAGCCTGTTCAGTGGCACCTCGATCAGCACGATCGAAAGCAGCCAGAGTGTGAAGACGCTGACGATCAACGTCAGCAATGTGTCGGACGGTGCCAGTGAAGTGTTGAACATTGACGGCACCAATGTCGCTTTGTTCAATGGCAACAGCCTCACTACGTCCACGCTGGGCCTTTCGGTCACCGTGAGCGTCAGCGGCGGAGTGGCCACGGTGACCATGGACAAGACCTCCGGCATCAGCGCTGCCAATGCCCAGACTTTGGTCAATAACCTCAGCTATCGGGACACCAGCGATGCGCCCACCGCCGGGAATCGTGTGGTCACCCTGACCTCGGTGCGGGACACCGGCGGCGTGTCCAGCGGCGGATCCGACACCACCGTCCTGCTCATCAGTTCCACCGTGACCGTCGTTGCAGTGAACGATGCTCCCATTCTCACCACCTCCGGCGGCAGTGCCAGTTTCACTGCAGGCGACAACACCACCTCGACGCCCATCGCAGTGGATAGCGGACTGACGATTTCCGATGTGGACTCGACCACCCTGGCTTCAGCCACGGTGGCCATCACCGGCAACTTCCGCAGCGGCGAAGACCAACTCCTCTTCACCAACAACAACAGCACGCTGTATGGCAACATCAGCAGCAGCTACAACGCCGCCACCGGGGTGATGACGCTGTCCTCCGCCGGCAACACGGCCACCGTCGCCCAGTGGCAGGCGGCCCTGCGCTCGGTGCGCTATACCGATTCGGCGGTCACCCCGGACCCGTCCACCCGCACCATCAGCTTCGTGGTGAATGACGGCACCGACAACAGTGTGACGTCCACCCGTCTGGTGACCGTCTCCGCCACGGACCAGACCCCCATCATCAGCAACAGCGGTGGCAGCGGTCTGTTCACCGAAGGCCAGGGGCAGACCCAGGTGGATCCCGGGCTGACCGTGTCGGACCTGGACAACGCCACCCTCTCCTCCGCCACGGTGCAGATCACCGGCAACTTCCGCAGCGGCGAAGACCTGCTGCAATTCACCAACACCAGCAGTTCGGTCTACGGGAACATCCTTGGCAACTACGACTCCGCCACCGGGGTGATGACCTTGTCTTCTGCCGGCGGGACCGCCACCGTCGCCCAATGGCAAGCCGCGCTGCGCGACGTCACCTACAACAACCTCTCTGGCACCCCCGACACCAGCACCCGCACGGTGGCTTTCACCATCAGCGATGGGGTGAAGACCAGCGCTGCGGGGACGCGGACCCTGACGGTGGTGTCCGTGGACATTCCGCCGGTGTTGAGCACCTCCGGCGGCAGCGCCACCTTCACCGAAGGAAATCAGGTGGCGGGCACCCCAACGGTGGTGGATAGCGGTCTCACGCTGTCCGATGCCGACAGCCCCACCCTGGCCAGCGCCACGGTGGCCATCACCGGCAACTTCCAGGCCGGGGCGGACGTGCTGGCCTTCATCAACACAGGCTACGCGCAGTACGGCAACATCATCTCGAGCTACGACGCATCGACGGGTGTGCTGTCGCTCAGCTCGGCCGGCGCCACGGCCACGGCCGCGCAATGGCAGGCGGCCCTGCGTTCCGTCAGCTACAGGAACACGTCGGACACGCCGACCACCGCCGCGCGGACGGTCAGCTTCACCATCAGTGACGGCGGCGCCAGCAGCACCGCCGTCACCCGGGATGTGAACGTGGTGCCGGTGGACGACACCCCGGTCCTCTCCGGGGGCACTGACACGCCGGTATTCCAGGAACTCGACGGCCAGGCCGCCTCGCCCGTTGCCATCGCCCCAGGTCTCACCCTCACGGACAGCGACAGCCCGACGCTGGTGAGCGCTACGGTCGCCATCACCGGCAACCTGAACAGTACCGAGGACCTGCTGGCCTTCACCAATGCCGATGCCACGCAGTTCGGCAACATCAGCGCCAGCTACAACGCTTCGACCGGTGTGCTGACGCTGAGCTCGACCGGCGGCACCGCCACGGCCGCGCAATGGCAGGCGGCCCTGCGCTCCGTCACCTACAACAACAGCGCGGAAGCCCCCAACACCGCCAGCCGCACCGTGAGCATCACGGTGAATGACGGCAGCACCGACAGCAACACGGTCAGCCGCACGCTGACCGTGGTCAGCACCAACGACACACCGGTCAATCAGACCCCGGTGGCTGTGCAGCATGTCTTCCAGGACGGCAGCCTGGTCTTCGGCACGGCCCAGGGCAATGCCATCTCGATCAGCGACGCCGACGTCGGCACCGGCCTGGTGCAGGTCACCCTCACCGCCAGCAACGGCACCCTGAGCCTCTCCGGCACCAATGGTCTGAGCTTTGTGGTGGGCAGCGGGACCTCCGACGCCACGATGACCTTCGCCGGCAGCCTGGCCGACATCAATGCAGCGCTGCAGGGCCTGAGCTTTGCACCAACGGCCGGCTATCACGGGGCCGCCAGTCTGCAGATCACCACCGACGATCTGGGGAACAGCGGTGGGCCGGCACGCACCGACACCGATACGATCACGCTGAGCGTCGACCAGCAATTCCCGGTGATCACTGGCGTCAACACCGCCATTCCGGACGGTGGCTACAAGGTGGGTGATGTCATCACCACCACCATCACCTTCGACCAGGCGGTGATCGTGGATGCGTCTGGTGGCACCCCCAGCCTGCTGCTGGAAACCGGCGCAATCGACCGTCAGGCGGTGTATGTGTCCGGCTCCGGCTCCAACACGCTGACCTTCAGCTATGTGGTGCAGGCGGGCGACACCACGGCGCGGCTGGACTATGCCTCGTCGGCCGCCCTGGCCCTCAATGGCGGCAGCATCCGCAGTGCGACCCAGTTTGACGCGGTGCTGGGCCTGCCGACCCCGGGCGGTGGCGACTCGCTGGCCGCCCAGCATGCCATTCAGATCGACGGCGTGGCGCCCACCGTGACCGGTGTGCAGTTGCCGTCCGCTGGCACCTACGTGGCCGGCCAGACGCTGGACATCACCGTCAACTACAGTGAAGCCGTCACCGTGGCGGGCAACGGCGCGGCCCCACGCCTGGCCGTCACCCTGGATGACGGCCGCGTGGCTTATGCGGACTATGTTTCCGGCTCCGGCAGCAATGCGCTGGTGTTCCGCTTCACCGTGCAGGCGGGCCAGCAAGCCGCCAACGGTGTGACCCTGGCTGGCAGCGTGGATGCCAACGGTGCGGTGCTGCGTGATGCGGTGGGCAATGCAGCCTCCACCACCTTGACTGGCGTTGGTGCCACCAGCGGCATCCGTGTGGATGCCGTCACCCCGACCGTGTCGGCCATCACCCGCCTCGACGGCAGCGCCACCTCCGGCCAGCCGGTGCGCTACCAGGTCACGTTCTCGGAAAACGTGTCTGGCGTGGATGCGGCGGACTTCAGCCTGAGTACCACCGGCAACGCCAGCGCGGCGGTGCTGGGAGTCACGCAGGTGGACGCACGCACCTATGTGGTGGAAGTGGGCCAGATCACGGGGGCGGGTCAGGTCAGCCTGAACCTTGCAGCCGCCTCAACCGGCATTGCGGACACCGCGGGCAATGCGCTGGTGGCCAATGCCAATGGACCGGCCTATGCCGTGGCCCCGGTGGCCCCACCGCCCCTGCCAGCCGACCCTCCAGCCCCGGCGCCTGCGCCCACCGTGATTCCGGTGATCGCGCCCTATTCGCCTCCGGTCACCTTCGATGCCGGTCCATCGTTGCCGAGTGTGGAAGCGCCCCAGGCTTCGACCTTGACCGGCAGCGACACCAGTGCCTCCAACTCCCTGCCGGTGGCGCTCGGACTGAGCGTGCCCCTGCAGCCCAACGCACTGGAGCGGACGATCACCTCACCCGTCCCGGTGATGTCGGACAGCACCCCGCGTACCGACACCGCCGAGTCCGCATCTCGCAACCTGGCCGGTCTGACTGCCGCCAGAGGCTATACCGTCTCCGCCGGCGAGCCGATGCGGATTGCCCTGCCGATCGACACCCTGTCCAGCCTCGGCCGCGATGGCCCGGTCACGGTCGAGGTGCGACTGGCCAACGGACAGCCGCTGCCCGTGTGGCTGAAGTACGACCCCGTCACCAACACCCTGGTGGGACGCGCACCGGCCGGCATGACCCAGAAGCTGTCGATTGAGGTGACGGTACGTGATGCCAAGGGCCAGCGCGTCACGAATGTGGTGGATGTGGAGATCAAGGCCAATGCCGGCCCGCGCAGCGCAGCACCGGTGGAATCGCGCACGGCGGCGGTTGAGGCGACGCCGGCGCGCGAGGCACGGCTGGCCGATGCCGCACCGGCCACAACCGAACGCAACGCCAGCGAAGCCGGTGACGGGCAAGCCCCCGCCGGCCGTGCAGGCCTGGCCGCCCAATTCAACCGCCATGGCCATGCCGCCTGGCAAGCCGAGCGTCAGCAGTGGGAGCAATTCCTGGACGCCGCGCAACACACGACGGCTTGAAGCCGCGACCGTACTCAGAGGAGAAGCACAAGATGAAGATGGAAAAACTCCCCCGCCGTAGCTCACTGGCCCTGGCTGTGATGGCCGTCGTGGCTGTCGGATTGAGCGGCTGCGCCGTGGCACCGCAGGCCCTGACGGCGGAGGAACGGCAGAGCCTGATCCAGGCGGACCGCCAGATGCTGACCACCGAGCAAGAGCCCATCCAGGGCCCGATCTCGCTGGAGGAGGCGATGGCACGCGCCATCAAGTACAACCTCGACCATCGCGTCAAGCTGATGGAAGCCGCCGTGGCCCAGCGCCAGCTGGACCTCTCGCGCAGCGACCTGCTGCCCAAGCTGGCCCTGTCCGCCGGCTACAACTGGCGCGACAGCGAACTCGCGTCCTCCTCGCGCAGCGTGCTGAGCGGCCAGCAGTCCCTGGAACCTTCCACCTCCTCGGACCGTGAGCGCAATACCGCCGACCTGACCCTGAGCTGGAACGTGCTGGACTTCGGCGTCAGCTACTTTGGTGCCCGCCAGCAGGCAGACCGGGTGCTGGTGGCCGAGGAGCGCCGCCGCAAGGTGCTGCACCTGCTGATGCAGCAGACCGCACAGGCCTACTGGCAGGCGGCCGGTGCGCAGATGCTCGAAGGCAAGATCGATCCTGTACTGGAGATGTCCCGCCGTGCGCTGGAGGACTCGCGCAAGGTCGAAGTGGAAAAGCTCCGCTCACCGCTGGAAGCGCTGAACTATCAGCGCCAACTGCTGGACATCGTGCGTCAGCTGGAAGCCGTGCGGGACGAACTGGCCCAGGCCAAGCCGCGTCTGTCCGCCATCATGAATCTGGAGCCCGGCAAGAGCTTCACCGTGCAGATGCCGACGTCCATGCAGGCGCCCCGCATCACCCTGCCGGCCACCGGCATGGAAGAAGCGGCCCTGCTGCGTCGCCCGGAACTGGTTGAAGCCCAATACAACGAACGCATCGGCGTACTGGAAACCCGCAAGGCCCTGGCCCGTCTGATGCCTGGCCTGGAATTCAGCGTCGGTGGCCATTACGACAGCAACAGCTTCCTGGTGAACCGCCAGTGGGGCGATGCCGGGCTGCGAGTGAGCTGGAACCTGTTCAATGTGCTGAACGCGAGCAACATCCGTGGCATGGCCCAGGCGCAACTGGACCTGGTGCGCCAGCAACGCCTGGCCCTGAACATGGCCGTGCTGACCCAGGTGCATGTGGCCCGCCTGGACTACCAGGGCCGCCTGCGTCAGTTTGAACTGACCGAGCAGCTCAATGGTGTGGAGCAACGCATTCTGGGCTACACCCGCAATGCCGCCTCCGCCAACAGCCAGGGCAAGCTGGAAGAAATCCGTGCGTCGGCCTCCGCGATGATGTCCGAGCTGCGTCTGTACCAGACCTATGGTGCGCTGCAAGGCGCCTACAGCCAGTTGGTGGCCACGCTGGGTCTGGACCCGCTGCCGCAATCGGTGTCGGGCCATGACCTCAAGAGCCTCGGCGAAGCCGTGAAGGCTTCGGAACAGAACTGGACGAAGACCATGAATCCCGAGGGCGGCGCATGACGGTTCGCAGGGATGGCCAGGTCGGGCAGTTGGCCCTGGGCATCATTGTCACCAGCCTCATGGCGGTGACACAGCTACCCGTCCACGCACAGGCCGCGGCGCCCGCAGGCGCTGCGGCGGACAAAGAAGGTCGGATCCGCACCCAGCTCAATGCACGCAACTCAGTGACCATCGCCGCCGAGATTCCGGCGCGTGTGGCCACCTTGCGCCTGCGGGAAGGGGATGCCTTTCGCGCCGGCGACCTGCTGGTGGGGCTGGATTGCTCGCTGCATCTCAGCCAGCAGCGCAAGGCGGAAGCCGCCGTGGAGGCGGCCAGTGCCGTCGTGGCGTCCAACCAGCGGCTGGCTGAGCTCAATTCCATTGGCGCGCTGGAGGTCCAGCAGGGCCAGGCGCGGTTGAAGGAAGCGCAGGCCGAACTGGCGGGCAACCGCCTGCTGGTCAACCGCTGCAACATCACCGCACCGTTTGCCGGCCGCGTGGCCAAGCGCCATGTCGCCGCCCACCAGTTCGTCTCGCCCGGCAACCCGGTGCTGGACATCATCGACACCGGCCAGCTGGAGGTGCAGATGATCGTGCCGTCACGCTGGCTGGCGTGGCTGCGTCCGGGTGCCGCCTTCCAGGTGGATGTGGAGGAGCTGGGCAAACGGTACCCGGCCCGGGTGCAGCGCATGGGCGCGCAGATCGATCCGGTGAGCCAGACGGTCGCCGTGTTCGGTGTCATGGACGGGAACCAACCCGGGCTGCTGCCGGGCATGAGCGGCTGGGCCGTGTTCCCCGGTCATCCGTGAGGCCACAGGCATGACTGCGCCGGAGCGTTCGGCACCGCTGGTCAGCCTGCTGCAACTGCAGCGCCGGGCTCGCCAGGCCGCCACCCCGCAAGCCCTGGGCTTTGTGGCGGTGAATGAAACCCTGCAATTGGTGCCTTACAGGCAGGCGGCCTTGTGGACCGCCTCCGGGCTGGGCCAGGTCGCCGCCGTCTCCGGCCCGCCCTTGCCGGACCCTCAAGCGCCTTATGTCCAGTGGCTGGGGCAGTTGTTCCGCCATCTGATGCGCGAGCAGGCGCCGGCCGGCGAACTGCAGCCAGACACGCTCCCGGAGACGCTGTGCGCCGATTGGCGGGAGTGGCTGCCGGCCCATGTCTTGTGGTTGCCCCTGCCTGCCCACGACCGCCCCGCCGCTGCCGGCCTGCTGCTGGCGCGCGAGGCCCCATGGGCCGCCCATGAAGTGGGCCTATTGACTGAACTGGCCCATGCCTACGGCCATGCGCTTGATGCCTTGCAACCCCGTCGCCCCTGGCGCGAGGGGCTGGGCAGCTTCCTGCGCCGCGCCCGCACTCGCCGCTGGTTGGCCGTGGGGATGCTGGCGGTCTGCCTCTGCCCGGTGCGGCTGACCGCCCTGGCCCAGGCGGAGGTGGTCCCGTCCGAGCCCTTCATGGTGCGGGCGCCGCTGGATGGCGTGATCGACCGATTCGACGTGCGGCCCAATCAGGCCGTGCAAGCCGGCACGCCGCTCTTCAGCCTGGACACCACCGCCTTGCGGGCCCGCATGGAAGTGGCCCGCAAGGCGGTCGACACGGCGCAGGAGGAATACCGCCAATCCGCACAGGCGGCGGTGACCAATGACAAGACCCGCGCCGACCTGGTGCTGCGACGCGGCAAGGTCCAGGAAAAGACGGTGGAGCTGGACTACACCGCCGAACAACTGGCCCGCGTGCAGGTCAAGGCCGACCGTGCCGGCATTGCCGTGTTTGCCGACGCCAACGACTGGGTCGGCAAGGCGGTCACGCTCGGCGAGCGGGTGCTGCTGGTGGCGGACCCCGCACGGGTCGAACTGGTGGCCTGGATGCCGGCGGCCGACCGGCTGCCGGTGGCCCCTGGCGATACGCTGACGCTGCACCCCCAAGGCTCGCCGCTGCAGTCGTTTGAAGCCCAAGTGCTGACGGTGGCCTACCGCGCCGAACCCACGCGTGAAGGCTTCATGGCCTATCGCATCAAAGCTGCGTTCACACCCGGACAGACCCTGCCCCGCATCGGGCAGCTGGGCAGTGCCCGTGTGCATGGGGGGTGGGCGCCGCTGGCCTATGTGGCCCTGCGGCGGCCACTATCAACGGCGCGACAATGGCTGGGCTGGTGATGCTGCCGCCCCTGCGGGAGGATCTGGGCCTGCATCCGGGCCCGGATGCGCCGGACGGCTCCCCCACCTGGACCCTGCATGACCCGGCCAGCCACCGCTTCTTTTCCCTGAGCTGGCCCGCGTTCGAGTTGCTGTCACGCTGGCCGTTGCGCGACCCGACCCAATTGCTGGGCGCCGTAGCGCGCGAGACCACCCTGCAAGTGAGCGAGGACGACCTGCAATCGCTGCTGGACATGCTGCGCGCCAATCATCTGCTGGTGGCCAGCGATCCACGCCAGACCGATCAGCTCTCCGCCCATGCCGCCGCCACGCGGCTGTCGCCCGGCCAATGGCTGCTCAAGCATTACCTGTTTTTCCGCATCCCGGTGCTGCAACCGATGCGCTGGCTGCAACGCAGCAGCCGCTGGGTCCGCTGGGCGTTCCAGCCGACCTTCTGGATGGGTTGTCTGGCCTTGATGCTGCTGGGCCTGGTGATGGCGGGGCGCCGCTGGGATGAGTTCAGCCACACCCTCACCAGCTATGCGAGCTGGGAGGGCCTGCTCGCCATTGCGCTGGCCCTGACCGGTGCCAAGGTGCTGCATGAGCTGGGCCATGCCTTCACCGCCACACATTTCGGCTGCCGGGTGCCGACGATGGGTGTGGCTTTTCTGGTGATGTGGCCGGTGCTCTACACCGATACGAATGAAGCCTGGAAGCTCACCTCGCGCCGCCAGCGTCTCTGGGTGGGCGCGGCCGGCATGCTCAGCGAGTTGGCATTGGCCTCGGTGGCGCTGGTGGCCTGGAGCGTGCTGCCGGATACAGCGGCCTGGGCGCCGATCCGATCCGGGGCCTTTCTGCTGGCCACCACGACCTGGGTACTGACGATCGCGGTCAATGCCAGTCCGTTCATGCGCTTTGACGGCTATTTCCTGCTGGCCGATGCCATCAACATGCCCAACCTGCATGAACGTGCCTTTGCCCTGGGCCGCTGGTGGATGCGTGAAGCCTTGTTCGGCTGGGGGGACCCGCCGCCCGAGCGCTTCAGCCCTGCACGCCAGCGCGGCCTGATCGTGTTTGCCTTTGCGACCTGGCTGTATCGGCTGGTGCTGTTCTTTGGCATTGCCTTGCTGGTCTACCACGCCTTCTTCCGGGCGCTGGGACTGCTGCTGATGGCCGTGGAACTGGTGTGGTTCATTGCGCGGCCGGTGTGGCGCGAATGGAAAGCCTGGTGGCAGCAGCGCCAGCGCTGGCATTGGAACCGGGCCTCGCGCCGAACGCTGGCCGCGCTGCTGGCCCTGCTGGGGCTGCTGTGCTGGCCATGGGGCGGCTCGGTACGGGTGCCTGCTGTGCTTTCCCCCAGCGAGGTGCAGGTGGTGGCCGCCGCCTATGCCGCCCAGGTGCTTGGACCCGCGCCCCAGCAGGGGCAAGCCGTCAAGGCGGGTGAGCTGTTGCTTCAGCTGCGGTCACCGGAGTTGGAGATTCAGTGGCAGCAGGCGGTGGTGCAGGAACAGCAACTGCGCCTGCAACTGGAGCAGCAGCCCTTTGACGACCGGTTGCGGGAACTCGGGCCCGCCCTGCGCAAGCAATGGGAAGGTGCAATGGCTGAAGTTCAGGGTCTGACCGCCCAGAAGGAACGGCTGGCGGTGCGGGCGCCCTTCCCTGGCGTGGTCGTTGAGGTGTCGGACGATCTGCGCAATGGCACCTGGGTGGCCGCCGGTGAACGGCTGATCAGCCTGGCCGGCACCCAAGGCGCGAAGGTCGATGCGTATGCGGATGAGGCCGCGCTACAGGGGCTTGCCCCAGGCGCCGTGGGCACTTTTGTGCCGGCTGTGGCGGAGGAGCGGAGCGAGCGCTGTGAGCTCACCCGGATCGATCCGGTCCAACTG
This genomic window contains:
- a CDS encoding efflux RND transporter periplasmic adaptor subunit; this translates as MTAPERSAPLVSLLQLQRRARQAATPQALGFVAVNETLQLVPYRQAALWTASGLGQVAAVSGPPLPDPQAPYVQWLGQLFRHLMREQAPAGELQPDTLPETLCADWREWLPAHVLWLPLPAHDRPAAAGLLLAREAPWAAHEVGLLTELAHAYGHALDALQPRRPWREGLGSFLRRARTRRWLAVGMLAVCLCPVRLTALAQAEVVPSEPFMVRAPLDGVIDRFDVRPNQAVQAGTPLFSLDTTALRARMEVARKAVDTAQEEYRQSAQAAVTNDKTRADLVLRRGKVQEKTVELDYTAEQLARVQVKADRAGIAVFADANDWVGKAVTLGERVLLVADPARVELVAWMPAADRLPVAPGDTLTLHPQGSPLQSFEAQVLTVAYRAEPTREGFMAYRIKAAFTPGQTLPRIGQLGSARVHGGWAPLAYVALRRPLSTARQWLGW
- a CDS encoding HlyD family efflux transporter periplasmic adaptor subunit, yielding MLPPLREDLGLHPGPDAPDGSPTWTLHDPASHRFFSLSWPAFELLSRWPLRDPTQLLGAVARETTLQVSEDDLQSLLDMLRANHLLVASDPRQTDQLSAHAAATRLSPGQWLLKHYLFFRIPVLQPMRWLQRSSRWVRWAFQPTFWMGCLALMLLGLVMAGRRWDEFSHTLTSYASWEGLLAIALALTGAKVLHELGHAFTATHFGCRVPTMGVAFLVMWPVLYTDTNEAWKLTSRRQRLWVGAAGMLSELALASVALVAWSVLPDTAAWAPIRSGAFLLATTTWVLTIAVNASPFMRFDGYFLLADAINMPNLHERAFALGRWWMREALFGWGDPPPERFSPARQRGLIVFAFATWLYRLVLFFGIALLVYHAFFRALGLLLMAVELVWFIARPVWREWKAWWQQRQRWHWNRASRRTLAALLALLGLLCWPWGGSVRVPAVLSPSEVQVVAAAYAAQVLGPAPQQGQAVKAGELLLQLRSPELEIQWQQAVVQEQQLRLQLEQQPFDDRLRELGPALRKQWEGAMAEVQGLTAQKERLAVRAPFPGVVVEVSDDLRNGTWVAAGERLISLAGTQGAKVDAYADEAALQGLAPGAVGTFVPAVAEERSERCELTRIDPVQLAALDELALADVHGGPIAVQRLQDGRYAPQRPTFHLRLDRCERQAAPHQEILGTVHLSQAHHHSWLGDGLRFLVSLWHREAVL
- a CDS encoding efflux RND transporter periplasmic adaptor subunit, producing the protein MTVRRDGQVGQLALGIIVTSLMAVTQLPVHAQAAAPAGAAADKEGRIRTQLNARNSVTIAAEIPARVATLRLREGDAFRAGDLLVGLDCSLHLSQQRKAEAAVEAASAVVASNQRLAELNSIGALEVQQGQARLKEAQAELAGNRLLVNRCNITAPFAGRVAKRHVAAHQFVSPGNPVLDIIDTGQLEVQMIVPSRWLAWLRPGAAFQVDVEELGKRYPARVQRMGAQIDPVSQTVAVFGVMDGNQPGLLPGMSGWAVFPGHP
- a CDS encoding DUF4347 domain-containing protein, whose amino-acid sequence is MSRMATGVPDTSATGGRAMPMIMALEARLMFDASVAATAVAADVAVRDSSHDAAIDARPSTVATASATESSADTSSAQASTATRHDIVFVDNHVSNAQEIIQNLPAGTEVVMLDASKDGWAQMATYLNGRHDIDSISLISHGADGAVQAGSVWLTADTLASHADQLKAIGAALSEQGDLLLYGCKVAEGSAGQQLLNQIATLTSADVAGSTDNTGAAALGGDWTLERHTGAIEAPSLAGALGAYDALLAAPTYETFDAVTLPDDGGIRRYLLPGQDLTSNGWTLGMRDVNGNADGNSRLVVTNQQVDTVLADNAQDKALIMQGDYSTYAIVLKSTSGDEFNFHSITVEDFVSGNTQYQLVGYRDGVQVSGATLNFSMASYGTTVNGQVVSVTGTAWQYVDEVRIVYQNGQGGVSVALDDINVSAGIAPNAVPEISNLSGDGITYVEGAGPVKLDASQNALVTDTDSTDFDGGNLTVSIITNNAVMQDQLTIVNQGTNAGEIGVSGSNVTYGGITIGTFSGGTLGNSLVITFNANATPAAVQALVRDIAFNNISNDTVTGNRTVEFTLNDGDSVTSSASSNVTVNVQTVNDAPTLSASGNSPTYTENGAAVSLFSGTSISTIESSQSVKTLTINVSNVSDGASEVLNIDGTNVALFNGNSLTTSTLGLSVTVSVSGGVATVTMDKTSGISAANAQTLVNNLSYRDTSDAPTAGNRVVTLTSVRDTGGVSSGGSDTTVLLISSTVTVVAVNDAPILTTSGGSASFTAGDNTTSTPIAVDSGLTISDVDSTTLASATVAITGNFRSGEDQLLFTNNNSTLYGNISSSYNAATGVMTLSSAGNTATVAQWQAALRSVRYTDSAVTPDPSTRTISFVVNDGTDNSVTSTRLVTVSATDQTPIISNSGGSGLFTEGQGQTQVDPGLTVSDLDNATLSSATVQITGNFRSGEDLLQFTNTSSSVYGNILGNYDSATGVMTLSSAGGTATVAQWQAALRDVTYNNLSGTPDTSTRTVAFTISDGVKTSAAGTRTLTVVSVDIPPVLSTSGGSATFTEGNQVAGTPTVVDSGLTLSDADSPTLASATVAITGNFQAGADVLAFINTGYAQYGNIISSYDASTGVLSLSSAGATATAAQWQAALRSVSYRNTSDTPTTAARTVSFTISDGGASSTAVTRDVNVVPVDDTPVLSGGTDTPVFQELDGQAASPVAIAPGLTLTDSDSPTLVSATVAITGNLNSTEDLLAFTNADATQFGNISASYNASTGVLTLSSTGGTATAAQWQAALRSVTYNNSAEAPNTASRTVSITVNDGSTDSNTVSRTLTVVSTNDTPVNQTPVAVQHVFQDGSLVFGTAQGNAISISDADVGTGLVQVTLTASNGTLSLSGTNGLSFVVGSGTSDATMTFAGSLADINAALQGLSFAPTAGYHGAASLQITTDDLGNSGGPARTDTDTITLSVDQQFPVITGVNTAIPDGGYKVGDVITTTITFDQAVIVDASGGTPSLLLETGAIDRQAVYVSGSGSNTLTFSYVVQAGDTTARLDYASSAALALNGGSIRSATQFDAVLGLPTPGGGDSLAAQHAIQIDGVAPTVTGVQLPSAGTYVAGQTLDITVNYSEAVTVAGNGAAPRLAVTLDDGRVAYADYVSGSGSNALVFRFTVQAGQQAANGVTLAGSVDANGAVLRDAVGNAASTTLTGVGATSGIRVDAVTPTVSAITRLDGSATSGQPVRYQVTFSENVSGVDAADFSLSTTGNASAAVLGVTQVDARTYVVEVGQITGAGQVSLNLAAASTGIADTAGNALVANANGPAYAVAPVAPPPLPADPPAPAPAPTVIPVIAPYSPPVTFDAGPSLPSVEAPQASTLTGSDTSASNSLPVALGLSVPLQPNALERTITSPVPVMSDSTPRTDTAESASRNLAGLTAARGYTVSAGEPMRIALPIDTLSSLGRDGPVTVEVRLANGQPLPVWLKYDPVTNTLVGRAPAGMTQKLSIEVTVRDAKGQRVTNVVDVEIKANAGPRSAAPVESRTAAVEATPAREARLADAAPATTERNASEAGDGQAPAGRAGLAAQFNRHGHAAWQAERQQWEQFLDAAQHTTA
- a CDS encoding TolC family protein, which codes for MEKLPRRSSLALAVMAVVAVGLSGCAVAPQALTAEERQSLIQADRQMLTTEQEPIQGPISLEEAMARAIKYNLDHRVKLMEAAVAQRQLDLSRSDLLPKLALSAGYNWRDSELASSSRSVLSGQQSLEPSTSSDRERNTADLTLSWNVLDFGVSYFGARQQADRVLVAEERRRKVLHLLMQQTAQAYWQAAGAQMLEGKIDPVLEMSRRALEDSRKVEVEKLRSPLEALNYQRQLLDIVRQLEAVRDELAQAKPRLSAIMNLEPGKSFTVQMPTSMQAPRITLPATGMEEAALLRRPELVEAQYNERIGVLETRKALARLMPGLEFSVGGHYDSNSFLVNRQWGDAGLRVSWNLFNVLNASNIRGMAQAQLDLVRQQRLALNMAVLTQVHVARLDYQGRLRQFELTEQLNGVEQRILGYTRNAASANSQGKLEEIRASASAMMSELRLYQTYGALQGAYSQLVATLGLDPLPQSVSGHDLKSLGEAVKASEQNWTKTMNPEGGA